attttctacATGTCTATGGGTTGAAATTCAGCTACAAAAGGATCACAAAATTGCATTACGTGCATTATGAAAACCAAGGAGCTTCCAAAGCTCCTTGTGAAAACATACTagctttttatttaaaaaaaatgcatacataTAACATGAAGATTCAGCACTTGAAGATCTATCATCATGCATATTTTCAAGCTCTTCAGATCTTGTGTCTCTAGCTGAGAtcatttgtaataggtccatgctgagATCAATAAGGGGgacctcacccccccccccccccggaatttCAGGGAGCAAAATAGCCCCGGGAAATGGTGCGGGGCGGCTGAGTTTGGTCATATTATATTTGAAAGAGGCTATGCTCGAATAGCCAGTAAAAGTGAATAATTTATATTtccatgttgttgtttttatcgaAATTTGTAAACAATTGAATTCGGGGCCCctattatgccccccccccccggaaaaaacaATGTCAGGAAGGGGAATTCCCTTTGTTAAtgcgcatgtgcaaaaatagcATTGACATCATGCATCGGACGCTTCGAACTCGTGCCTGGGATCGATCTAATTGAGGCAGATTTAGGGGCTTGGGGTTGGACATAAAACAATTTCTAGGTGAGCTGCGTATTGGTGTTTAGTATTATAagcatttgatttgtattttattttggagGAGTGTGTTTATAGTTCCGTCTTGGTGCATTGGGGGATAGGGGGATATAGATACTGAAACAAGATTACAATACAAGTGAGAGAGTAACAACATGCTTGCGCTTGCAACTTGCAAGACCTCCGCCCCTTTGGCCGGGGAGCCGGGAGCAGAGCCATCGGCAACACAagagaccaggggcccgtttctcaacacctggacaagttagtcatatctttatccaccaaccaaggagttagttccaatcttactaaacccgtTTCACGAAATGCTTCCTAACTAGATTCCCTTGATATCGATAATATCGGTAtagaaagagcagacgagaaACTACTGTAGGCAGTAGCCTGTTAGTCACAATAACCAATatagcataattttttaaaaagcaaaaatatgataaaactgCAATTATTGTTATGAATTTAGAAATACATCTAATCAAATTAATAGCAGAGGCAAAATATGTACCATGCATACTTAAACCATGAAGACTGGGgcattcaattgctgagaaaatgaaattatgaatactggtaattcatttcatgacaaaaaatcacatgtggacATTGAGATGGGTATACCCCTGGGATAgtaaattttaatagtttacggaAGTAAACCACAATGGTTTCTtggtaaaaaaatgttaattatacatttatttatggTTCCAAACATCATCATTGATAGTTTAACTTTAACATATTAAATCTGTTAAAAATCTTTAGATACGGAAACACACGATATTTGAAAAattctttgcataaattatagaaatataatttatcaaaatgttgaTAAGGGTCTGAAAAAAACGAATACGAGTACAGTTATGGATGACCTGACatgtagaatctttatcgattcaattattttaaaatttcaaaatgaatggttttgttgCGTTTttccaacagtttttatagtttctgttcattacaattattattgaatgatctatcacacctgttttgcaatgtaatttcaacttctatgattgattacgtaagattataattttcaaatttcgaggcacttttgcatgccgtctacccacgtgatgccactacgtcattaagaaagaagttatgacaggttcggaggcgtcataaatatttagtcagGTTGTTGTCCCCGATCTTGGCAAAGAGGGCTTCATGAAATGGTTAGCGGATAAGTAGTTCTCTAtatccgatttagtcaagaagttagacttatgacggtgttgagaatcGGGCCCCAGTTGCAGTCCATGTCTGCAACTGCTAACAAGTTAGGTTGAATTAATTAGTGCCAGTTGCtgaatcaatcattcaattattttgattgaatttgattttgaatccTGGACTGACCTGGCAGAAAAGTACCAGTAATTTTATATTAGTTATTAAATTAGTATTAACGTTAGaactaaaatttaaaaaataatgcaagGCAAGGTACACCTAACCGTCATTACTGATTTCAGTGCACCTGTCTATTATTTGGATACTCGACTGATGAAGCtaatgtaaaattattttatgggtcatgaaaaaaaatattccccgTGTAATATCTTGAAGCAGCACTTAACGTACACTGGAAGAATCTTCTTACTAGCAAATGACCAGACGTAATATAAAAATTAAGTTAAGATTAttgttcaattttattttaaactcATGCATTCAGATTCCAGACATGGATACTGGTGAAAGTATAGACAAGTGGCAGAAAAGATGGGATGATGGACACATCGGATTTCACAAAGGAAAAGTTCATGAGTGAGTATTTCAATACATTTCAATATATAGAAATTATAATATTAgtatttattatttcacaatGATTGCTGAGAGAATAAATAAGCATGTGTGGTGTTATGGCATCCATTTGCTGATTGAAAGCTAAAATAAAAGATATTTATAACAAGGTCTGACATGATCTATAGTCTAGTTAAAACAAAGACACTAACATTCTGCACTTGATTAAAATCTTTTTTATTGGATGAATGATGGGAGTGtaaatcattttgataaatcTGAATCAAGTGATTAATCACATTTCTAAATACATTCTAGTCAGTAAGTTGTTCATAGTTTTAAATCCTGCTTTATCCCTGCCTAACAGGGTTGCCAGATTTAAATCGTACAAGTTTGTGGCAATTGAAcctcttctcccccccccccccccccgtctcccATTTTGCATAGTATGATTTAATGCATTGTCCTCCCTCAACCCTACCCTGCTACTCTCTTTCTCCACCTGCTTCTTCATTGTCTCCTTTGGCCTATTGGCAGTCTCCTCATCAAACCACCTACCTAAAATTCAAAAGCCCTTCTTAATGCCTGCCCATCATCCCTCCACAACTGATGGGTGTTTATAAAACTGTTCAttagttaagagcaactttaagaacgactgatgaACCTGTCTTAAActtaataatcaccaatgaacattagaTGGTGaatatttaccacaagaaatgatcactggtcattcttaaagtcactgctaacttacaaacatctttatgaaacggcccctgggCATTGTGACATGTGCCTGTAATCCATGAGTGGAGGTTATGAATTGGTGTAGGTGTTTGAGGTTTCAGccctggtggatgtttcataaagctgtttgtaagttatgaatGACTGATGATCCTTTCCTAGGTGTTAAATgaacatcaatgaaaatttggtgtatatcatttacaagacgggatcaccagtcgttcgctTGCAACTtacaaacatctttatgaaacacccacctgagcccccatcttacaaagagttgcaattgatgtGATctaccacaactatggaaagccagcagatcaatcgtaactctttgtaagatgggccccaggTCAGGTCCCAGCATGGTGATGTTTAATATCAGTCCCAGACGTGATGATATCTGATATATACGCCTGTAAAAACTaaatttacacacacacatacacaccctctTCAGCTCGTGTCCATACCAACATAATCCAGTTTGCCTTCTCCAACTGGTCCACTGCTTCCAGGGATGTACGTAGTCGAGGCCATATTTTGCCGGCATTGGCCTCGGGCAGAGTCATGCATACGAACTAAGTCTATGAGAGAAGGTTTTCTAATGGGGCATCATGTCTCGGAAGTACCGGCCTCGACTTCTCCCAAACACAACATCTGTATCTTCTTTGTATCAACTTCATATCACGGATCATTCTCATAAAAAAGTATGGAGATTGTTAGacttatcatatttttattactgAATCTATTTTAATCCACCTTATTTGGTAGGATTCCAAACAAAACAAAGTGGATATGTACGTGTGAAATTGAGTTTCATACAATGTAATTGGTTCTTCTGTTCTATTTCAATTTTCCTAAATGCAGAATGCTGTCTTCATTTGTAGACCAGCTGACGTATGGCAAGGATAAGCGCAGGATTTTCATTCCACTTTGTGGCAAGACAATTGACATCGTATGGTAAGAAAAATAGATAGAGCACTTGTGAAGCTCTGCCCATAAATTGACCTGTCAAATTTTCTCTTGGTCAATCTGATACTTGGATAAGTATTATCAGGCTTTAAAGTCTtccctgggtcccgtaacacaaaggttatcTATTAGTAGTACGGCTCACTTTCTTGATTATTTCTACATTGTAgtctatgcaatcaatcgttCAGAATGTTCTACAATGATTGCTActaaagctttgtgttacaggccataGATTTTATTTACTCTGATGCGCCTTTTGTTCTGTGTCTGATTGAACTACCATCTTGGTTCTCGAATTTCAACTGTATTCCTGGACATCCTTTAGTTTAATGTTTTATATGAGAATTCATTGCTGTCTGTTGTAGAATCTTGTTCTGATTACATTGCCAATTGAAAGCCCCTTGTGGTATCACTATCAATCAGGGATTATTGGTTGTTGGTGTTGGTTATTCTAAGTGTTTGGCTCCATGGCATAGCAGGCAGTGATCTCTAAGAAAgcatcaaaatataaatcaattagaTATTCCTTCATACCTCACCTCGCCTCACCTGGCTGAGTTCACAGTTGGACTTGGATGTAGCCCTCTGCATGATCCTTTCATGACTTTTTTCATACATATATAGGCTATAATGCAGTTAAATTTCAGATCTTCttgtgtaaaattacacatATAATCTAAAGTACAATTTCAAGTTTTCTTGAATTATCAAATCATGTTGAAATAGCATTGGCAGGTATCTACATTATACATTTGCACAACATCACTTTACAAAGCTCTTATATATATAAACTTATGGAACATTTTTAATCACACATCACCATGAAGAAGTGGCATGGTGTTGTCACATGCTATCTCAACAGCAATTAGCTCATTGCCAACTGAATCTTATATGATATGCattatacagtgtgtcccacaaaaaacaaaacttggatttcctgtatttttttcaaaatatccaaAGGATTTATGTTATTTCATTTAAGCCATCATAAAATTCCACTTTTCCTCTTCATTTTGATAGCAAATATGATAGTTTACGCATAGATGAGCAAGAAGAGTTTGAAAATTTAGTGCCAAAACCAAGTTGCACAGAAATATGGGTCGAGATTTGTACATGATGCTTTGACCTTGCGTTAGAAAAGAATGGCTCATtagcatatattttgttttctgtgTTAAGTTTCTTGCCATAATCTctaaatgagagtggattcagattcagCATTTCTGGTATGCCtcataatttattgttttttacttcGCAATGTGTGAACAATTAAGTAAGTATTTGGTCTTCAATCAAAGAAGAGGTTCCATTCTTatgaatattgttaattttacGATCAATATTCAGTTATTGAGATATCTTACCCTAATGACACtcaggtttccttttttgttggaCACACTGTATGTAAACAAGCCAGTTCCAAAAGTAAACGAGTTGATCATCTTCTACGTCCTCATTATAATCCAAACATTTATTTCTTGCATGGTTTGAATTTTTTGTTAGGTTGTGGGAGCGAGGTCATGAGGTTGTTGGAGTTGAAGCCATTGAAGATGCTGTGATAGTCTTCTTCAAGGAGCAGAGTATGAAATACACAGTGATGGAAGTATCAGGGATACAGGGCGCTAAACTCTATCAGGTAGGCCTATAAGCTCCTCTTTTTCATGATTAGGTAATTGTTATCCATGGATGATTAGAGATTGCAATGCAAAAATGATGAATGTTCACACAGAAAAGGAATGGAATTCATATCATGAActaaattctttttttaaaaatatatatttagtcATTTTGATCAAATAATTGTCACTAGATTCATTCACTTCTCCAGTCACCCAAGGATGGAGCAATTGCCCATGTGCAAAACTTTAACTAAGTACAATTACTCTTTCATAGGCAGAGACCGAAAGCTTCATGCATCCTTCTCTTCTTCcactttctttcttgctaactaGATCTCCACAGCAGAAAACTAACAACCTAACACcgcaaattgaaaatatatattttaagctgacaaaaaaaagtttttactaAGAATCAGTTCATTAGATGAAGCTAACAATGGAACTCTAACAAATAATGTGTCATTAGAGCTGGATCTATAGATGATGCATCTAACCGAtgtttgtatgtttgaattttccCATGTAGAGTGAGGACAGCAGGATAAAGATATACTGTTGTAATCTCTTTGAATTAAACAGGTGAGTTCTACCAATTCaccaaatttgtttatattgtaagtgacattattataaattttccaTCATTGGTGTTTTATGTGATTATGAGGAAATCCAGCCCTAGATGTTCTTAAGGAAGAATTGTGATGCCATATAGGGATATATATCTTGCCCCTGAATaagatttatattattttttgtttgctggGTTTGGACAGTTGCCCCACcccttcttgaaaaaaaattactggtagattgttttattatgtaataatggttcaaaatgtatttgaaatgaaatttttttatgcTTCCACTCTTGTGTGATAGTCTACTGATTTGAAAGACCTCTACTGATACTGAAGTATCAAGGCCTGAATTTTATCTTGaaatgttgttgatgatgtcGCTTCTCCACACCCAGGCATGCGTTAAGATGGGTCCAAAATCCTGAAGATCCTTTCTTTATAAGATTAATGGATTACAGCCAGAACATCTCCCAGCAGTGACAaggattttatttcaatttttgccaatCACAAAATGGTGTTTTGAACTCATTGTGCCAATGAAGTCCAGAAATTGGCAATCATAGAATTTTAGCATATTATCTTaacccctttccccttttcccctctttctcctcccacACTGATGGTAACAAATTTACCATATCGACTCAGTTAAATTTGTCTTATGCACTTCTCCATTCCCCCTCCTCCCttttcatcccctctctctcttaaaattttgcatcaACTTGAACATCCTCAGGAGATGTATAAACGTGTTTATGTATTAATGCCTTGtaaatttcttctttatttcagTACTATTATTGGTAAATTTCATGCTATTTGGGATAGAGGATCTCTTGTCGCCATTGGGCCTTGTGATAGAGTGAAGTAAGTACTTGATTTCTATACTTGTTTTCATCCAAAAAGCAGAGTGATATAATTAATAGTAATaacatttataaagcgctttacatgtacattttgatACCCCAAATTGCGATATTATTCAGCATTTTTACAGCACTCATACTGAATACAACATGTTAACCTCAGaattatataattatacaaattctGTCTCAGAGTTCTATAATATCTTTTCTCCATGGTGTGTACTTAAcagtgaaaatgtaaaaatgtgtGTTTAGGCAAATTCTAATCTTGTATTCACCACAATCAAAATAATCCAGAATCCATATTGAGACAAATtttggaaagaaaaatattgaacaaatccAAATCGAATAGAATCAGAATTTCAGCAATTGATTGCAGCACCTCTGATTGGCTATCCTCTGCCGTGTAGTTATTGATAtttgggtcccgtaacacaaaagtttgcaatattaatcgtacgcttgattttcacaaataaccatacattgtagtcaatgtaatcaatcTTAAAACATGTCCGACGATGAtttctaagctttgtgttatgggcccccGGAGTGGTTAGCCCACAAAGCATGGCACTTGATGAACCAACAAATGTATGTCTGTTTTGGGAAGGCAGTCATTCAATTCTGAAATGTGTGAGGGTATCAACTCCTATTATGTATGCTGTAACGATAAACTCATCATTTTAATAGTTTTGAAAGTGCTGATGTattcttgtccctttttcattttcaggtATGCTGCATTGATGTCTTCATTAATTGAGGAAGGAGGAAGGATCCTTCTAGAGTCGTATCTCTATGACAAGGAACAATTCAAGTGGAAAAGTGAGCTTTTAGTAGCCATCAGATCATTGTCATGTGTTAAAAGAGTTAACACTGTTTGGAATTCATTAGATTTtataataaatttcattttttttgttacggTTTGTTGTGAATATGAAGATTATAGCCATGCACTTTTGATAATAGATTTCTTACAGTAATCCACATCTGGAGTTAAAATTTGATTAGTGTAAAAAGTAGTATTCAGTTGCTGATAGGAAACTGATTGAATGCATCAATTGTTCAAATTTTACTCCCAGGCCTGATCATCAGTTATCATTGTTTAGTTTATTCAGTTGTGAATCAGTGAAAAAGCTTCTTTCTCAACAAAgctataaaaattgaaatgtttgttaaaatgtattgaactacaaaagaaatagtgaacaTGGAAGTGCTGTATCTTTATCACCGGAgttgtaatttttctttaattatttatttcagaTCACTCGCCATTCACACTCAATGAGGATGATATAAAAGCATTGTATGGTAAGTTGTTATTTCCTTTGTTAACTTTGACCTGTGCCAGATCAAAATTAAGATGCAGTGAAATGAGTCACTTGTAAAATGAAGTGTATATCATCAGTCATGTACTTGGTGTTTTTACCCAGGTGAGGTCAATAAATACAAGATTGATTCCTtgaatttgtgtgtgtgtgtcatttGTAGTGTTTCTAAATCTAGTATGATAAGAGGAAGTGAGAGAAACATTGCTTTACAAGTGATTATTGTTATTAGTATTTGTATTTTTGCTACCATTTGAAGAAATACGTTATTATTGTAAGTGTtgcttattattattgtttactatcattattattgttgatattatcttttattatcatcattattatccccCCGCCAAATGCAGTCTAAATGACTATTGTAGGTTGGTGGGTGTGTCTGCCATTCAGTCGTTAGGTTGGTCCAATGCAAATCTTGCAGACcaatttttttccttgaatttcattgaatGCTCCTAATACTTGAAACTTGCATTGGTCTTTAAGTGAATGCTTACAAGACACATTTCATGGATGTGTCAGAAAGTATGTTGTCATGTTAACAGCATATTATggcagtacatgtatatcagggAGAAATCTTGCAGAGCTAATAACTTCCTTAGTTTTCACCCATTGCTAATTTAGTCTAGGAAAACACATTAGTCTTGGAGTGAAAATGTGCAAGACTCATTTTCTGAATGTGTCAGAAACTATGTTGCCGTGTTAATGGCATATGATggcagtacatgtatatccggAATAAATTTTTCAGAGCTTAcaatttccttgtttttcacCCATTGCTAATTTAATTTAGCCTGAGAAAACATGTTTGTCTAGGAGTGAAAATGTGCAAGACAGATTTTATGAATGGATTGAAAACTACATTACTATATGGTAATAGCATATCATGgcagaaaataaggagaaatcTTGCAGAgcaaactacttcctcagttttcacCCAATGTCATTTAGACTTGGCACAAATATTGGTATGGAAGTAGTGAAACATTCTTAGACTCTCATGATAGGACTCGAGTATTAATTACCTTTATTGATAGTTCTAGATATTATTCTTACTCATTTGAATGTAATGTTATAGTAATTTCTATTGCAATTATTAAACCTTTCCAAATTGATTGTTTCTCTTTCTAAATTCTTGTTATTTTACAGAGCCAAAAGCCCAGGTGCAGCTGCTGAATAAGCGCGATGTTCTCTACGATGTATTTAGACAAGCTGGATTAGAATACATGTTTGCTATCACCTTACTGCTAACCTTCAACTGTTCGAAGTGATGATTTAGGTATTGGTAGAAGCGAAGACGATACAGGCCAAATTGAATACGACAATATCCTTCTAGTGATGATTAAGGTGCCAAAAATTGGTAGTTTACCATTTGATCAAATTGATCTGAATGAATATGTGTAAACATAATCAGGAATTCAATCAAGTTTCATGTTAACATATGTTAAAAGAGTGTTGAAAACTCATACTGTTAATGTTTCCATGAGAACTagtttgttgcattgccaagtATCTTCTCTATTCATTGATGGATCTTGATGACTACACTAAAAAGAGTCATGCAAAAGTATACAAAAACATTTAGGCATGAGCGTGATAGTGCAAGAGTTTGCCTGAGGTGAAAGAAGGATGCTCTTTTCAACAGGGTTATGCCTTgttgaatgataataatgaggTGGAATAAAGTTTCTGTATTGAGGTCCACGTGCAACATATTGGATTCAGGCCAGCAGGTTACATTTTTCTAATactgattttgtttgtttcatctttattaatcaaaataattttcacattcAACCCAGGTCCATGACACATCACAatgacaatatacatgtaccattggcAAATACacttacatttttaaagaaatgaaaaattgaaaggttcaaattaattaaaaaacatgGCGAAGCATCTGGAATCAGTTATCTTGCAGGTGATGCTCAACATCATAAAAATGATATAGATAGAGTTgcccttttcaaaatgaaattttccGATCAAAGTATATCAAACGTTGATGCTATAAGGAAAAGTACAAGAATGCAATATCTTTTGTAgtgtttgaaatgttttttagaTTGTCCTCTGATGATATGAGTTTGGTTATTCTTTTACGATTGGTGGCTTTCAGAAGGGCGATCATCTTTCCATCGCTAGTCCAGGCTTGCTCAACATAATTTTATTCGTATTTTTTTCGAAACAATTCAAGCTTTCTTGGGATTGGGTCTTCTGTGATACTGATAACTGTGTTTTAAGGCTTTCCTTTTGGTGATCACAAATTGACGAACTCTGGAACTGGTGAATTTGTCAAGTATCGGACATTGATAAACTTTCATGGTCATGTTTCCCCCTGACGTATGTGTTTGATTTGGCTTTTCAGGTTATTCACATGGACCAACTCGTAACATGGCTTTCAGTGCTGCTCTATTCTCTTCTGAGATGTGGCCTTGTGTATATTTGTATCCAGGTTGTCTAAAGTTGTTTACTAAGGGTGTGTACTTCTTTGGCTTGTAACGGTGACTGACAGtaatcaaacattaaaaatgtttgtagttatatttatttgttattacaaGGTGCATATAGTATACATATACAGATATATCAAGCTTTGAGAAAGTaaagtgggaattattaatcctcagttggtctggcaattactattttttcccAAGGGGCgattccaggggggggggggggcgatagTAATATTagcagtccaaccgaggattaataattacCACTATACTTTCCAAGGGAAcacctgatatatttgtatactatatgCACCTTGTAAATaacatataaatataattaCAAATACTTATAAGGATTTTAATAATCTTACTCAGGAGATTTGTTTCATGATGAGTTGAAGTGTGATTTGGATTGAAATGA
This genomic interval from Lytechinus pictus isolate F3 Inbred chromosome 3, Lp3.0, whole genome shotgun sequence contains the following:
- the LOC129257533 gene encoding probable thiopurine S-methyltransferase; translated protein: MDTGESIDKWQKRWDDGHIGFHKGKVHEMLSSFVDQLTYGKDKRRIFIPLCGKTIDIVWLWERGHEVVGVEAIEDAVIVFFKEQSMKYTVMEVSGIQGAKLYQSEDSRIKIYCCNLFELNSTIIGKFHAIWDRGSLVAIGPCDRVKYAALMSSLIEEGGRILLESYLYDKEQFKWKNHSPFTLNEDDIKALYEPKAQVQLLNKRDVLYDVFRQAGLEYMFAITLLLTFNCSK